In Bradyrhizobium sp. 200, the sequence GGACTCAAAGCCGCCGGGCCCACCGGCGCGACCGCGCGGGTCGCCGCCGCCAAAGCCGCCACCAGGAAAACCCTGGAAGCGTGGCTTGCCGTCGGCGTCGATCTCGCCGCGGTCGAACTGCTTGCGCTTGTCCTCGTCGCCGATGATCTCGTTGGCCGAATTGATCTCGGAAAAGCGCGCAGCCGCCTTCGGATCGTTCGTGTTGTTGTCAGGGTGATGCTTCTTGGCGAGCTTGCGATAGGCACTCTTGATCGCCGCAGCGCTGGCGCCCCGCGGCACCCCCAAGACCTCATAGGGGTCGCGCATCCGTCAGGTCTCCTTCACGGGATTTGGGTTCTTTGAAGCTTAGGGCAATTCGCCCGCTTTGGCTTCATCTGGGGAGCCAGTTGCATTTTTGCAACTAGCTCGAAGGCTTGGTTTGAAAAAGGCTTGGTTTGAAAACCTTTGCGGCCCTATCCCCTCGTCCAGGGCTTGATCGTGTGGATTTCCCAACGGCCCTGACCGGCCTTGCAGGCAGCACCCTGCAGCCAGCTTTCCGCGCGGCCGTTGACGTAGCTCGCCAGGAAATCCCGGCAGGTGCGCCCGTCTTCTGCGGAATAGGCCTGGGACAGCGGCGTCACCGAGCCGCGTGCGCCGGTCTCCGGGTTTTCCCAAGGCTGGCTGGAATCCTTGTCGCCCTTGGTCAGCACGTCGGAAGCGGCGGTGCGCGCAAAGGCAAGATCGCTCTCGGTCGGCACCGGCGCCGTGCCCGGGTGCTTGCCCAGCGCACTCGTGACGTCGGCAGCGTTCATCCTGGCGTAGGCATCCGGGCGCGACAGGCTGCAGCCGCCCGAGCCGAGGCCGATCAAAATCAACGTCATCGCAGCACCCGTCGGCCCGATCGCCGATAGGCCAACGCGTCCCCATGCCCTATATAGGGCTTGCCCGTATCGGGGCTGCAACGCGTTCTGGGACGCGAGGGTACGCAACTGGGACTCCTGACATGACGGACACGACCTCCATCAAACACCCGACACCGTTAACATCGGGTGATTTTACCGCGGCCGAGGAACCGTTTGCGCTGTTCGCCGAGTGGTTTGCGGAGGCCGTGAAGTCCGAGCCGAACGATCCCAATGCAATGGCGCTGGCGACCGTCGACACCGAAGGGCTGCCGGACGTCCGGATGGTGCTGATGAAGGGCTATGATGCGGATGGTTTCGTGTTCTACAGCCACATTGCCAGCCAGAAGGGCCGCGAACTCGCCGCAAATCCTAAGGCGGCTTTACTATTTCACTGGAAGTCGCTGCGCCGTCAGGTGCGGATCCGCGGCAACGTGTCACCGGTGACGGATGAGGAAGCCGACGCCTATTTCGCCACCCGCCCGAAGCAGGCGCAGATCGGCGCCTGGGCCAGCAAGCAGTCGCAGCCGCTGGAGAGCCGCTTCGCCTTCGAGCAGGCGATCGCGCTGGTCGCCGCCAAACATATGATCGGCGAAGTGCCGCGCCCGCCGGGCTGGAGCGGCTGGCGCATCGAGCCACGGCGTTTCGAATTCTGGCACGACCGCCCGTTCCGCCTGCACGACCGCATCGAATTCCGCCGCGATGCGCCGGCACAAGCCTGGAGCAAGGTGCGGCTCTATCCCTGATGCCACGAGCCTAGACGCTGTTCAAAGCTGAAAGACCTACATGCCCTCTTCATCCAACGCGCCGCGGCGCACGCTGCTCTTGACCGGCGCCAGCCGCGGCATCGGCCATGCCACCGCGATCCGGTTCTCCTCGGCCGGCTGGCGCGTCATCACCTGCTCGCGGCATGCCTTTCCGGAAATCTGCCCGTGGGGCGCAGGCCCGGAGGACCACATCGAGGTCGACCTCGGCAGCCACGACGACACCGTGCGCGCGATTGGCGAGATCCGCCGGCGGCTGGAGAACG encodes:
- a CDS encoding RT0821/Lpp0805 family surface protein, translating into MTLILIGLGSGGCSLSRPDAYARMNAADVTSALGKHPGTAPVPTESDLAFARTAASDVLTKGDKDSSQPWENPETGARGSVTPLSQAYSAEDGRTCRDFLASYVNGRAESWLQGAACKAGQGRWEIHTIKPWTRG
- the pdxH gene encoding pyridoxamine 5'-phosphate oxidase, whose amino-acid sequence is MTDTTSIKHPTPLTSGDFTAAEEPFALFAEWFAEAVKSEPNDPNAMALATVDTEGLPDVRMVLMKGYDADGFVFYSHIASQKGRELAANPKAALLFHWKSLRRQVRIRGNVSPVTDEEADAYFATRPKQAQIGAWASKQSQPLESRFAFEQAIALVAAKHMIGEVPRPPGWSGWRIEPRRFEFWHDRPFRLHDRIEFRRDAPAQAWSKVRLYP